Proteins from a genomic interval of Sulfurimonas sp. HSL3-2:
- a CDS encoding M48 family metallopeptidase yields MTMIVIYSFYVLANLYVSVMQIGYISQAKRKAPVLMECDEYIKAANYSIAKERLSMARTIVDYMAVLAWIGFGITYLSDYIFLENDALKSVAVVLGFILINSVISLPFSVYEKFTLDEKFGFNKSTVGQFVKDTFVTLVLSIVFGGLVIWGVYLIMTTFELWWLWSFVFIFGVIILINMFFPTVRAMFFDKLTPLEDEKLARDIQELMDKTGFVSSGVFISDASKRDARLNAYFGGLGKTKRVVLFDTLLEKLESKELLAVLGHELGHFAHGDIYKNIALVGGMLFAMFAVFGNLPESLYLEMGLSPSPYIVMILFLIFMPVLGFIMMPIMGIVSRHNEYEADKMGAELGGASGEIELANALKKLVTENKSFPLSHPVYIFFHYTHPPVIERLKALGVDIAVNDTTALEGTCPNID; encoded by the coding sequence ATGACAATGATAGTGATATATTCTTTTTATGTACTGGCAAACCTCTATGTGAGTGTGATGCAAATAGGGTATATATCGCAGGCAAAAAGAAAAGCTCCCGTATTGATGGAGTGTGACGAGTATATAAAAGCAGCTAACTATAGCATTGCAAAAGAGCGCCTCTCTATGGCAAGAACGATAGTCGACTATATGGCAGTACTTGCGTGGATAGGTTTTGGTATAACATACTTAAGTGATTATATTTTTTTAGAAAATGATGCATTAAAAAGTGTCGCGGTAGTACTCGGTTTTATTTTGATCAACTCAGTGATATCGCTGCCGTTTTCTGTTTATGAGAAGTTTACTTTAGATGAGAAATTTGGATTTAATAAATCGACCGTAGGACAGTTTGTAAAAGATACGTTTGTGACATTGGTACTGAGCATCGTTTTCGGCGGACTTGTCATTTGGGGCGTTTATCTTATCATGACGACTTTTGAACTCTGGTGGTTATGGAGTTTTGTATTTATCTTCGGTGTCATCATCCTGATAAATATGTTTTTTCCTACCGTCAGAGCGATGTTCTTTGACAAACTTACTCCTCTAGAGGATGAGAAACTGGCTCGTGATATCCAGGAGTTGATGGATAAGACAGGCTTTGTGAGCAGCGGCGTGTTTATAAGCGATGCGAGTAAACGCGATGCAAGACTAAACGCGTATTTCGGCGGTCTTGGAAAGACAAAAAGAGTAGTACTTTTTGACACGCTTTTAGAAAAACTGGAGTCAAAAGAGCTGCTTGCCGTTTTAGGACATGAGCTTGGGCACTTTGCGCACGGCGATATCTACAAGAATATAGCACTGGTAGGCGGTATGCTGTTTGCGATGTTCGCTGTTTTTGGAAACCTGCCGGAGAGTTTATATCTTGAGATGGGTCTTTCCCCGTCGCCGTACATCGTTATGATCCTGTTTTTGATATTTATGCCTGTTTTAGGGTTTATTATGATGCCTATCATGGGAATCGTCAGCAGACACAATGAGTATGAAGCGGATAAGATGGGAGCAGAGCTCGGCGGAGCAAGCGGCGAGATAGAACTGGCAAATGCACTGAAAAAGCTTGTGACCGAAAACAAAAGTTTTCCGCTTTCACATCCCGTTTACATATTTTTTCACTATACGCATCCGCCTGTTATCGAAAGATTAAAGGCATTGGGTGTAGATATAGCGGTCAATGATACAACAGCTTTAGAGGGAACATGCCCGAATATAGACTAG
- the prmC gene encoding peptide chain release factor N(5)-glutamine methyltransferase produces the protein MPEYRLEELQKELVEILNGKIERAAREAQLILMHSLQRDELWLMMHKDEIITNADEIIEKAKRRSKNEPLEYITNSVSFYSQEFFIDYGALIPRPETELLIDEVLKRIDDRDAVMTFAEVGVGSGIISIVLAQHLPNAKFIAVDISEAAIKIARENIKRFGLQERIELRHGSLLEPVDEKIDFLVSNPPYIADDAPLESNLSYEPQNALFGGEIGDEIIRELLIEFLNRDINWFSCEMGYDQRDKIVNFLSDKSCPNIDFYKDLSGFDRGFTLLKARDE, from the coding sequence ATGCCCGAATATAGACTAGAAGAATTACAAAAAGAGTTAGTCGAGATCTTAAACGGCAAGATAGAAAGAGCCGCGAGAGAAGCGCAACTGATACTTATGCATTCGTTACAACGTGATGAACTGTGGCTTATGATGCATAAAGACGAGATCATTACAAATGCCGATGAGATCATCGAAAAGGCAAAAAGACGTTCAAAAAACGAGCCTCTTGAATACATTACAAACAGTGTTAGTTTTTACTCGCAGGAGTTCTTTATAGATTACGGGGCACTTATCCCAAGACCTGAGACGGAACTGCTTATAGACGAGGTTCTAAAGCGCATAGACGACAGAGATGCCGTAATGACTTTTGCTGAGGTGGGAGTAGGCAGCGGGATCATCTCCATCGTCTTGGCACAACATCTGCCAAATGCGAAGTTTATCGCCGTAGATATTTCAGAGGCTGCTATAAAGATCGCAAGAGAGAACATCAAAAGGTTCGGACTTCAAGAGAGGATAGAACTAAGACACGGTTCTTTACTGGAACCTGTAGATGAGAAGATCGATTTTCTTGTCTCAAACCCTCCATATATAGCCGATGACGCACCTTTGGAGTCAAATCTTTCCTATGAACCGCAAAACGCCTTATTTGGCGGAGAGATCGGCGACGAGATCATAAGAGAACTTCTTATAGAGTTTTTAAACAGAGATATTAATTGGTTCAGTTGTGAGATGGGTTATGATCAAAGAGATAAAATAGTAAACTTTTTATCTGATAAGAGTTGTCCAAACATAGACTTTTACAAAGACCTGAGCGGTTTTGACAGAGGTTTTACATTATTAAAGGCGAGAGATGAATAA
- a CDS encoding DUF4149 domain-containing protein has translation MNKRIYVDFSYLILLAASFGAVMVLGVIVAPVIFHTDRLTVDLLIDHYNSGVIMSEIFLRFSYFIYFLSFCVALYEAVMYKMGQRDKTLFYSAFLVVTTALLFSGVYVPKILELQAMGREATTSDTFDNLHIASELDFKILAIALIVLFVRRLMLLRRS, from the coding sequence ATGAATAAAAGAATATATGTAGATTTTAGTTATTTGATTTTGCTTGCGGCATCATTCGGCGCTGTTATGGTTTTAGGCGTCATAGTCGCTCCCGTGATCTTCCATACGGATAGGCTCACCGTAGATCTTTTGATAGACCATTATAACTCAGGCGTTATTATGAGTGAGATCTTTTTGAGATTTAGCTATTTTATATATTTTCTCAGCTTTTGTGTGGCTCTTTATGAAGCTGTTATGTACAAGATGGGACAAAGAGATAAGACACTGTTTTACTCGGCATTTCTTGTCGTGACGACAGCATTGTTGTTTAGCGGTGTGTATGTTCCAAAGATACTTGAACTTCAGGCTATGGGCAGAGAAGCGACAACGAGTGACACTTTTGACAATCTTCATATAGCAAGCGAGTTGGACTTCAAGATACTTGCTATCGCTTTGATCGTTTTATTTGTAAGACGTCTTATGCTTTTAAGACGCAGTTAG
- a CDS encoding J domain-containing protein: MSSFEKLIKAKTLLGLGEKASLIEIKNRYRTLMKKWHPDKHKDDIDTATKMSSQINEAYETVLTYCNNYDYPFDEESLKKTSLSPQEWWEEKFGTKKDTI; encoded by the coding sequence TTGTCCTCCTTTGAAAAACTTATCAAGGCCAAAACACTCCTTGGCCTTGGCGAAAAAGCCTCACTTATAGAAATAAAAAACAGATACAGAACATTAATGAAAAAATGGCATCCCGATAAACACAAGGATGACATCGATACTGCTACAAAGATGAGCTCACAGATAAATGAAGCTTACGAGACTGTGCTTACATACTGCAATAATTATGATTATCCGTTTGATGAAGAGAGTCTGAAAAAGACAAGCCTCTCACCGCAAGAGTGGTGGGAAGAAAAGTTCGGAACGAAGAAAGATACGATCTAG
- the ftsZ gene encoding cell division protein FtsZ, whose product MDPFSVEEARATSGARIVAVGVGGGGGNMIGHMLREGVSGIDMIVVNTDAQVLDESTASTRIQIGTKLTKGLGAGMKPEIGKESALESYDEIRTALEGADIVFVAAGLGGGTGTGAAPVVAQIAKEVGALTISIVTKPFLFEGRKRLKLAESGLEELKQESDSIVVIPNDKLLSIIDRKLGMKESFKIVDSVLAQAVSGTSGVILSSGDNDINLDFADLQTVMSHRGMALMGVGEHQGENAAYEAIKAAIESPLLDNMSINGAMGVLVHFNMHPNFPMMELANSMEVVHESAHEDAEVIFGTSTDETLPEDFVRITLVATGFEKGINTNNSDFEPEVKAPPRAVVRPRLVVGGDVGDDYLEVPTYMRRQQD is encoded by the coding sequence ATGGATCCATTTTCAGTAGAAGAAGCAAGAGCGACAAGCGGTGCTCGTATAGTTGCAGTCGGTGTCGGCGGCGGCGGTGGTAATATGATCGGTCATATGCTTCGCGAAGGCGTTAGCGGGATCGATATGATAGTTGTAAATACAGATGCTCAAGTTCTTGATGAGTCGACTGCATCTACAAGAATCCAGATCGGTACAAAACTTACTAAAGGTCTTGGTGCAGGTATGAAACCGGAGATCGGTAAAGAATCTGCATTAGAGAGCTATGATGAGATACGTACTGCACTTGAAGGCGCAGATATCGTTTTCGTTGCAGCAGGTCTAGGCGGAGGAACAGGTACTGGTGCTGCTCCTGTTGTCGCACAGATCGCAAAAGAGGTAGGTGCTTTAACTATCTCTATCGTTACAAAACCGTTTTTATTCGAAGGAAGAAAACGTCTTAAACTTGCAGAAAGCGGACTTGAAGAGCTTAAACAAGAGAGTGATTCGATCGTCGTTATTCCAAATGACAAGCTCTTATCTATCATCGATCGTAAACTAGGGATGAAAGAAAGTTTCAAGATCGTCGATTCTGTCTTGGCACAAGCTGTCAGCGGAACATCTGGTGTTATCCTTTCAAGCGGCGATAATGATATCAACCTTGACTTTGCCGACTTACAAACTGTTATGAGTCATCGCGGTATGGCACTTATGGGTGTGGGTGAGCATCAAGGTGAAAATGCTGCTTATGAAGCTATCAAAGCAGCTATCGAGTCTCCTTTACTAGACAATATGTCTATCAACGGAGCAATGGGTGTGTTAGTACACTTTAACATGCACCCGAACTTCCCGATGATGGAACTTGCCAACTCTATGGAAGTCGTACATGAAAGTGCACATGAAGATGCAGAAGTTATCTTCGGTACATCTACTGATGAGACTCTTCCGGAAGATTTTGTACGTATCACTTTAGTTGCGACAGGATTTGAAAAAGGTATCAACACAAATAACAGTGATTTTGAACCTGAAGTAAAAGCTCCTCCAAGAGCAGTTGTTCGTCCAAGACTTGTTGTGGGCGGCGATGTAGGTGATGATTATCTTGAAGTACCTACATATATGAGAAGACAACAAGACTGA
- the ftsA gene encoding cell division protein FtsA yields the protein MNKTVLAIDIGSTKVSAVIADINEHGHIQITGSGKAKAQGLKKGSITNIELASKSIRNALADAKRVAGTDIKSAIVSISGAYTKSLNSSGIVNIPHKEISVKEINRVMHTSLYNANIPNEYEVLHALPYNFKVDEQDFIEDPLGMNASRLEVETHIITTQKSNLHNLKKAVKAAGVEVENVILSGYASAIAVLNHDEKELGVAVIDMGGNTCNIVVHSGNSIRYNDFLGVGSNHITNDLSMALHTPLNVAEKVKMNYGSLNTPSNDLIELPIIGDENSTHEVSLEVVHNVIYARVEETLMIVAQSLEKSGLKEHLGAGVVLTGGFSNMDGIRELAVAIFDNMPVRLAQAPEMDGLYDDVRGPEYSAALGLIKYAANNYSAYEIDVNKRMRHHGESPVQDSAVDFSTDEDTAEDSIPVAPENDIKSKLAKLPNEKERKRDEASVVSKFWNWATQLF from the coding sequence TTGAACAAAACTGTTTTAGCCATAGATATTGGATCAACTAAAGTTAGCGCAGTTATCGCAGACATAAACGAGCATGGCCATATACAGATCACAGGTTCAGGAAAAGCTAAAGCTCAAGGTCTAAAAAAAGGCAGCATCACTAACATAGAGTTAGCATCAAAATCGATAAGAAATGCTCTTGCGGATGCAAAACGTGTTGCCGGTACAGACATTAAAAGTGCTATAGTCTCTATTTCTGGCGCTTACACGAAAAGTCTAAACTCTAGCGGTATCGTAAACATCCCTCATAAAGAGATCAGCGTTAAAGAGATAAACCGCGTTATGCATACATCTCTATATAATGCGAATATCCCAAATGAGTATGAAGTACTTCACGCACTTCCGTACAATTTTAAAGTGGATGAGCAGGACTTCATCGAAGACCCTCTTGGCATGAACGCTTCAAGACTAGAGGTCGAGACTCACATCATCACTACACAAAAATCAAACCTTCATAACCTTAAAAAAGCGGTAAAAGCTGCAGGTGTCGAAGTCGAGAACGTCATCCTTTCAGGATACGCTTCTGCTATCGCCGTATTGAACCATGATGAAAAAGAGTTAGGCGTCGCTGTTATCGACATGGGCGGAAACACTTGTAACATCGTTGTACATTCCGGTAATTCTATCAGATACAACGACTTCTTAGGTGTAGGTTCCAACCATATAACGAACGATCTTTCTATGGCTCTGCATACTCCGTTAAACGTTGCTGAAAAAGTCAAGATGAACTACGGTTCACTTAACACACCGAGCAATGACCTGATAGAGCTGCCGATCATCGGCGATGAAAATTCGACACATGAAGTATCGTTAGAGGTCGTTCATAACGTCATCTATGCAAGAGTCGAAGAGACACTTATGATAGTAGCGCAGTCGTTGGAAAAAAGCGGACTAAAAGAGCATCTTGGTGCGGGAGTCGTACTGACAGGCGGATTTAGCAATATGGACGGTATCAGAGAGTTGGCTGTCGCAATATTTGACAATATGCCTGTGCGTCTTGCTCAAGCACCTGAGATGGATGGTCTTTATGATGACGTCAGAGGACCTGAGTACTCAGCTGCTCTTGGTCTTATCAAATACGCTGCAAACAACTACTCTGCTTATGAGATAGATGTCAACAAGCGTATGAGACATCACGGCGAATCACCGGTCCAAGACAGTGCAGTCGATTTTAGTACGGATGAGGATACAGCTGAAGACTCCATTCCAGTAGCGCCGGAGAACGACATAAAGTCAAAACTGGCAAAACTGCCGAATGAAAAAGAGAGAAAAAGAGACGAAGCAAGCGTAGTTTCAAAATTTTGGAATTGGGCTACCCAATTATTTTAA
- a CDS encoding SurA N-terminal domain-containing protein, whose protein sequence is MQRHRKWLVITIWISTIAFIGAGFVGWGQYNYGKKASAVAKVGDVEISYRELQQEYGRMYSYFNRMFQGKFDEAQAKSFGLQKQALNQLINQALILNLSNSYNLRVSDEEVLNVIKAEKAFETNGAFDKDLYKTILSRNNLSTKEYESDLRKQILISKTLSMLSIKPTALEEQSLLTMFNIADKINYKVLDMSMIKVDMSDEKLKAYWEGVKSNFMTEPSFDVSYIIQAPVSKEYTDGELTEYYNAHKSAFTSITWNEKIPDSARKLITKMLNDEETKKESLRTFVAYKKGELDKNIAVKNVSLSSSKNIFDADILKEVSELTDAKPYLKPRVINDQYVIIKLDKMNPSVPKTFEEAKAQVAAMYASQAKENQLQQLAQSSLATFNGKNTDFITAKDVTKVAGLTEQEGSEFLSQLFQNNKKRGFVTLSNKKIVLFNILEQKLLDNSKENVDSVIVKLRTDLLNQNLLKVLKKRFKTEIFVEGL, encoded by the coding sequence ATGCAGAGACACCGCAAATGGCTAGTTATAACAATTTGGATTTCTACGATCGCATTTATCGGTGCCGGTTTTGTAGGTTGGGGACAGTACAATTACGGGAAGAAAGCAAGCGCAGTCGCAAAGGTCGGTGATGTCGAGATCAGCTACCGTGAACTTCAGCAAGAATATGGCCGTATGTACTCATATTTCAACAGAATGTTTCAGGGAAAATTCGATGAGGCTCAGGCAAAAAGCTTCGGTCTTCAAAAACAGGCTCTGAACCAGCTGATCAATCAGGCTCTTATACTCAATCTATCAAACAGCTATAACCTGAGAGTCAGTGACGAAGAGGTGTTAAACGTCATCAAGGCTGAAAAAGCATTTGAGACAAACGGTGCTTTTGACAAGGACCTTTACAAGACTATACTTTCAAGAAACAATCTTTCTACAAAAGAGTATGAAAGCGATCTTAGAAAACAGATCCTGATCTCAAAAACATTAAGCATGTTAAGCATCAAGCCAACTGCACTTGAAGAGCAGTCTCTTCTTACAATGTTTAATATCGCAGACAAGATAAACTATAAAGTACTTGATATGTCTATGATAAAAGTAGATATGTCGGACGAAAAACTAAAAGCATACTGGGAAGGCGTAAAATCTAATTTTATGACTGAACCGAGTTTTGATGTTTCATACATAATCCAAGCACCTGTAAGCAAAGAGTACACGGACGGTGAACTTACAGAGTACTACAACGCTCACAAGTCGGCATTCACAAGCATAACTTGGAATGAGAAGATCCCTGATTCTGCAAGAAAACTTATAACAAAGATGCTAAACGACGAAGAGACGAAAAAAGAGTCTTTAAGAACTTTCGTAGCATATAAAAAAGGTGAACTGGATAAAAACATTGCAGTTAAAAATGTTTCTCTAAGCAGCAGCAAGAACATCTTCGATGCAGACATATTAAAAGAGGTCTCTGAACTAACAGATGCAAAACCATACCTTAAACCTAGAGTCATAAATGACCAATACGTTATTATCAAACTTGATAAAATGAATCCTTCAGTCCCAAAAACATTTGAAGAAGCCAAAGCTCAAGTCGCTGCAATGTACGCTTCACAAGCAAAAGAGAACCAGTTACAACAACTTGCTCAATCATCACTTGCTACATTTAATGGGAAAAATACCGATTTTATAACAGCAAAAGATGTGACAAAAGTTGCCGGTCTTACTGAACAAGAGGGTTCTGAGTTCCTAAGCCAGCTTTTTCAAAATAACAAAAAACGCGGTTTTGTTACTCTAAGTAATAAAAAGATAGTCTTATTTAATATTTTGGAACAAAAGTTGCTCGATAATTCAAAAGAAAATGTTGATTCTGTTATAGTTAAGCTAAGAACTGATTTGTTAAATCAAAACCTGCTTAAAGTGTTGAAAAAGCGTTTTAAAACTGAAATATTTGTAGAAGGACTGTAA
- a CDS encoding adenosylmethionine--8-amino-7-oxononanoate transaminase has translation MNNLQLSNQDLEHIWHPCTQMKDHEFLPIIPVKKAHGVYLEDFEGNSYIDAISSWWVNLFGHTNEYINSKIKEQLDNLEHVILAGFTHEPIIRLSKRLVDLTPKGLNRCFYADNGSSAIEVALKMSYHAHKNSGRERTLFVSLKNSYHGETIGALSVGDVELYKETYEPLLISSIQTEVPKDQSKQAALKAAEKFEELCERRAGEISALIVEPLVQGAGSMHMYHPDFLLHVSFTCKKYGIHLIADEVMVGFGRTGSMFACEQAGISPDFIVLSKGLTGGYLPLSVVLTTDDIYNVFYCDYSEYKAFLHSHSYTGNALACAAANATLDIFEKDDVIENNKKTAAYMYEKLQKFSELEIVENIRQTGMICAFDLKGFTPQQRIGLKVYQHGLDNGVLLRPLGSTIYFMPPYIITHEEIDKMFDVAYEAVSRL, from the coding sequence ATGAACAATTTACAATTATCGAATCAAGACTTAGAACATATCTGGCATCCGTGTACACAGATGAAAGATCATGAGTTTTTGCCGATAATCCCGGTAAAAAAAGCTCATGGAGTCTATCTGGAAGATTTTGAAGGAAACAGTTACATCGATGCGATAAGCAGCTGGTGGGTAAACCTGTTCGGACATACAAACGAGTATATAAATTCCAAGATAAAAGAGCAGCTTGACAATCTGGAACATGTCATCTTGGCAGGCTTTACGCATGAACCTATCATTAGGCTTTCAAAAAGGCTGGTCGACCTGACCCCTAAGGGGCTTAACAGATGTTTTTATGCAGACAACGGATCAAGTGCCATAGAGGTCGCACTCAAGATGAGTTATCACGCACATAAAAACAGCGGCAGAGAGAGAACACTTTTCGTTTCACTGAAAAACAGCTACCACGGAGAGACTATCGGTGCTCTTTCGGTGGGTGATGTCGAACTTTACAAAGAGACCTATGAACCGCTTTTGATCAGTTCGATCCAGACAGAAGTACCCAAAGATCAAAGTAAACAGGCTGCGCTTAAAGCTGCCGAAAAGTTCGAAGAGTTGTGTGAAAGAAGAGCGGGAGAGATCTCAGCGCTTATCGTCGAACCTTTGGTTCAAGGAGCGGGTTCAATGCACATGTATCATCCCGACTTTTTGTTACATGTAAGTTTTACATGTAAGAAGTACGGTATCCATCTTATAGCCGATGAAGTGATGGTCGGCTTTGGTCGTACAGGATCGATGTTCGCGTGTGAACAAGCGGGGATCAGTCCCGATTTCATAGTCCTTTCAAAAGGACTTACAGGCGGATACCTGCCGCTTTCTGTCGTGCTTACGACTGATGATATCTATAATGTTTTTTACTGCGACTATAGTGAGTACAAAGCATTTTTGCACTCACACAGTTATACAGGAAATGCTCTTGCATGTGCCGCGGCCAATGCGACCTTGGATATTTTTGAAAAAGACGACGTTATAGAAAATAACAAAAAGACGGCTGCTTACATGTATGAGAAACTGCAGAAGTTCAGTGAACTTGAGATCGTGGAAAACATAAGACAGACGGGGATGATATGCGCATTTGATCTTAAAGGCTTTACGCCGCAGCAGAGAATAGGGCTAAAGGTGTATCAGCACGGTCTGGATAACGGAGTTCTGCTTCGTCCGTTAGGCTCGACTATCTACTTTATGCCTCCGTATATTATAACACACGAAGAGATAGACAAGATGTTCGATGTGGCTTACGAGGCGGTCTCACGACTCTAA
- a CDS encoding class II aldolase and adducin N-terminal domain-containing protein, with the protein MNKQLVQSQIKTFSLSMFRKDFFGIYHGSISAKTDSNQFIINTDDAIFDSLDEKTLIELNFKKDYRWKQASLDADIHKNIYSQISDAKFITFTMPPFTTAYSLDHNIIIPKDYFGYMEIGRLDIVNPQQFEDWYDRAESEITKYLKTNDTDIMVIRGYGIYAYNRDIHLMAKKLAILEKSCRLLMLERDKKSITFD; encoded by the coding sequence ATGAATAAGCAACTAGTACAATCTCAGATCAAAACATTTTCTCTTTCCATGTTCAGGAAAGATTTCTTCGGGATCTATCACGGTTCCATATCAGCTAAAACAGACTCAAATCAGTTTATTATCAATACGGATGATGCGATCTTCGACTCGCTGGATGAAAAGACTCTTATAGAGCTTAACTTCAAAAAAGACTATAGATGGAAACAAGCGAGTCTGGATGCGGATATCCACAAAAATATCTATTCGCAGATAAGCGATGCAAAATTCATAACATTTACGATGCCTCCGTTTACGACGGCGTATTCACTTGACCATAACATCATCATCCCAAAAGACTACTTCGGATATATGGAGATCGGACGTTTAGATATCGTAAATCCTCAGCAGTTTGAAGACTGGTATGACAGAGCAGAGAGTGAGATAACAAAGTATCTAAAGACTAACGATACGGATATCATGGTCATCCGCGGTTACGGCATCTATGCCTATAACAGAGATATCCATCTGATGGCAAAGAAGCTTGCCATCTTGGAAAAAAGCTGCAGACTCCTTATGCTCGAGCGCGATAAGAAATCGATCACGTTTGATTAG
- a CDS encoding MBL fold metallo-hydrolase: MANKEKVLFDNGVHKFIMFSFDDESQEDSYLSVNQYLIVQKNTGVLIDPGSEAIFDELSEAVSKYVPLENIKFIFLSHQDPDVSGSITQWSVSTSAKFIISALWVRFMSHYGFLDMSRIMPLADHGAKINFGDNYLQFVPAHFLHSPGNFSMYDSASKILFSGDIGAAIVNMDDDYKHVQNFDEHKVYLEGFHKRYMGSNKLCRAWVNHVEKLDVEIIAPQHGLLFEGENVRLFLDWLKELECGSDNIDALY, encoded by the coding sequence ATGGCAAACAAAGAGAAGGTCTTATTTGACAACGGTGTTCATAAATTTATTATGTTTAGTTTTGACGATGAATCTCAGGAAGACTCATATCTGTCTGTAAACCAGTATCTGATAGTACAAAAAAATACGGGTGTCCTGATAGATCCGGGAAGCGAAGCGATCTTTGACGAACTCAGCGAAGCCGTAAGCAAGTATGTTCCGCTTGAAAATATCAAGTTCATCTTTCTCTCACATCAAGATCCCGACGTATCAGGTTCGATCACACAGTGGAGTGTAAGTACCTCTGCAAAGTTCATCATCTCAGCCCTTTGGGTCAGATTTATGAGCCACTACGGTTTTTTAGATATGAGCAGGATCATGCCGCTTGCCGATCATGGTGCAAAAATAAACTTCGGTGACAACTATCTTCAGTTTGTCCCTGCACACTTTCTGCATTCACCGGGGAACTTCTCGATGTACGACTCAGCATCGAAGATACTCTTTTCAGGGGATATCGGTGCGGCTATCGTCAATATGGACGATGACTATAAACATGTCCAAAACTTCGATGAGCATAAAGTGTATCTAGAGGGCTTTCATAAAAGATATATGGGTTCAAACAAGCTTTGCCGCGCATGGGTAAATCATGTTGAAAAACTTGATGTCGAGATCATAGCACCGCAGCACGGACTTCTTTTTGAAGGTGAAAATGTCCGACTTTTCCTTGACTGGCTTAAAGAGTTAGAGTGCGGCAGTGATAATATTGATGCACTTTACTGA